A window of Lepus europaeus isolate LE1 chromosome 11, mLepTim1.pri, whole genome shotgun sequence contains these coding sequences:
- the PLCB2 gene encoding 1-phosphatidylinositol 4,5-bisphosphate phosphodiesterase beta-2 isoform X1 has product MSLLNPVLRPPQVKAYLSQGERFIKWDDETALASPVILRVDPKGYYLYWTFQSKEMEFLDVTSIRDTRFGKFAKMPKSQKLREVFNMDFPDNHFLLKTLTVVSGPDMVDLTFHNFVSYKENVGKDWAEDVLALAKHPLTANAPRSTFLDKILVKLKMQLNPEGKIPVKNFFQMFPADRKRVEAALGACHLPKGKNDAINPEDFPESVYKSFLMSLCPRPEIDEIFTSYHAKAKPYMTKEHLTKFINQKQRDPRLNSLLFPPARPEQVQGLIDKYEPSGINVQRGQLSPEGMVWFLCGPENSVLAQDKLLLHHDMTQPLNHYFINSSHNTYLTAGQFSGLSSAEMYRQVLLSGCRCVELDCWKGKPPDEEPIITHGFTMTTDIFFKEAIEAIAESAFKTSPYPVILSFENHVDSPRQQAKMAEYCRTMFGDMLLTEPLEKFPLKPGIPLPSPEDLRGKILIKNKKNQFAAPAVPIEEPGGEAEGSCPPSAPGGEDTVWMGEAAAELEEEEVEEEEEVSSGNLDEEEIKKMQSDEGTAGLEVTAYEEMSSLVNYIQPTKFISFEFSAQKNRSYVISSFTELKAYDLLSKASVQFVEYNKRQMSRIYPKGTRMDSSNYMPQMFWNAGCQMVALNFQTMDLPMQQNMALFEFNGQSGYLLKHEFMRRPDKQFNPFSVDRIDVVVATTLAITVISGQFLSERSVRTYVEVELFGLPGDPKRRYRTKLSPNTNSINPVWKEEPFVFEKILVPELASLRVAVMEEGSKFLGHRIIPINALNAGYHHLCLHSESNMPLTMPALFVFLEMKDYVPDAWADLTVALANPIKFFNAHDKKSLKIKEATGGVTEKPFSSGSPAVGQVNGASAPTNNGSAEPHTASLEELRELKSVVKLQRRHEKELRELQRRGARRWEELLQRGAAQLAELGPPGAGGCGAWKLGPGKGSRRKRTLPGEEAPGAVLAEGEGADTLVRELKDRLQLELQRQGEEQCQCVLSRREQHAAEQVAKMMELAREKHAAELKTLKESSENDTKEMKKKLEAKRLERIQAMTKVTTDKMAQERLKREINNSHIQEVVQVIKQMTENLERYQEKLEEKQAACLEQIRDMEKQFQQEALAEYEAKMKGLEAEVKELVRTCALPEAGDQPGKEPSDRDPLPATEDAEESRL; this is encoded by the exons GAAACCGCCTTGGCTTCCCCCGTTATCCTCCGTGTGGATCCCAAGGGCTACTACTTGTACTGGACATTTCAGAGTAAG gagatggagtttctggatgtCACCAGCATCCGGGATACCCGCTTTGGAAAGTTTGCCAAGATGCCCAAG AGCCAGAAGCTCCGTGAAGTCTTCAACATGGACTTCCCCGACAACCACTTCCTGCTGAAGACCCTCACCGTGGTGTCCGGCCCCGACATGGTGGACCTCACCTTCCACAACTTCGTCTCCTACAAGGAGAACGTGGGCAAG GACTGGGCTGAGGATGTCCTGGCCCTGGCCAAGCACCCGCTGACGGCCAACGCCCCCCGGAGCACCTTCCTGGACAAGAT ccTGGTGAAGCTCAAGATGCAGCTCAACCCTGAAGGGAAGATCCCTGTGAAGAA TTTTTTCCAGATGTTTCCTGCTGACCGCAAGCGGGTGGAAGCtgctctgggtgcctgccacctccCGAAAGGCAAG AACGACGCCATCAATCCTGAGGACTTCCCAGAATCCGTGTACAAGAGCTTCCTTATGAGCCTGTGTCCTCGGCCAGAAATAGACGAGATCTTCACTTCCTA CCACGCTAAGGCCAAACCATACATGACCAAGGAGCACCTGACCAAGTTCATTAACCAGAAACAGCGGGATCCACGCCTCAACTCCCTGCTGTTCCCGCCTGCACGGCCCGAGCAGGTGCAAGGCCTCATTGACAAGTACGAGCCCAGTGGGATCAACGTGCAGAGGG GCCAGCTGTCCCCCGAGGGCATGGTCTGGTTTCTCTGCGGGCCAGAGAACAGCGTGCTGGCCCAGGACAAGCTGCTGCTCCACCACGACATGACGCAGCCCCTGAATCATTACTTCATCAACTCCTCACACAACACCTACCTGACAG CCGGTCAGTTCTCGGGTCTGTCCTCGGCTGAGATGTACCGCCAGGTGCTGCTGTCCGGCTGCCGCTGTGTGGAGCTGGACTGCTGGAAGGGGAAGCCCCCCGACGAGGAGCCCATTATCACCCACGGCTTCACCATGACCACAGACATCTTCTTCAAG gaagcaATTGAAGCCATCGCAGAGAGTGCCTTTAAGACATCCCCCTATCCTGTCATCCTGTCGTTTGAGAACCACGTGGACTC ACCCCGCCAGCAGGCGAAGATGGCCGAGTACTGCCGGACGATGTTCGGGGACATGCTGCTCACTGAGCCCCTGGAGAAGTTCCCA CTGAAACCAGGCatccctctgcccagccctgaggATCTGCGGGGCAAGATCCTCATTAAAAACAAGAAGAACCAGTTTGCTGCCCCAGCAGTGCCCATCGAAGAGCCTGGTGGGGAGGCTGAGGGCAGCTGCCCACCCAGTGCCCCCGGTGGTGAGGACACAG TGtggatgggagaggcagcagctgagctggaagaggaggaggtggaggaggaagaggaggtgtcatcgggaaacctggatgaagagGAGATAAAGAAGATGCAGTCGGATGAG ggcacagcaggcctGGAGGTGACAGCCTACGAGGAGATGTCCAGCCTGGTCAATTACATCCAGCCCACCAAGTTCATCTCCTTCGAGTTCTCTGCCC AGAAGAACCGCAGCTATGTCATCTCCTCCTTCACCGAGCTCAAGGCTTATGACCTGCTCTCCAAGGCCTCCGTGCAGTTTGTGGA ATACAACAAGCGCCAGATGAGCCGCATTTACCCCAAGGGCACCCGCATGGACTCCTCCAACTACATGCCCCAGATGTTCTGGAACGCCGGCTGCCAGATGGTCGCCCTCAACTTCCAGACTATGG ACCTGCCCATGCAGCAGAACATGGCGCTGTTTGAGTTCAACGGACAGAGCGGCTACCTCCTCAAGCACGAGTTCATGCGCCGGCCGGACAAGCAGTTCAATCCCTTCTCAGTGGACCGCATCGACGTGGTGGTAGCCACCACCCTCGCCATTACG gtgatCTCTGGGCAGTTCCTGTCGGAACGCAGCGTGCGCACCTATGTGGAAGTGGAGTTGTTTGGCCTTCCCGGGGACCCCAAGAGGCGCTATCGCACCAAGCTGTCCCCTAATACCAACTCCATCAATCCTGTGTGGAAGGAGGAGCCCTTCGTCTTTGAGAAG atATTGGTGCCTGAGCTGGCCTCCCTCCGAGTGGCTGTGATGGAGGAAGGCAGCAAGTTTCTCGGACACCGCATCATACCCATCAACGCCCTGAATGCTG GATACcaccacctgtgcctgcacagtGAGAGCAACATGCCCCTCACCATGCCGGCGCTCTTCGTCTTCCTGGAGATGAAAGACTACGTCCCTGATGCCTGGGCAG ATCTTACTGTGGCCCTTGCCAACCCCATCAAGTTCTTCAACGCCCACGACAAGAAGTCTTTGAAGATCAAGGAGGCCACAGGTGGTGTGACTGAG AAGCCCTTCTCATCTGGGAGTCCAGCTGTTGGCCAGGTCAATGGGGCATCAGCCCCCACCAACAATGGGTCAGCAG AGCCGCACACGGCCAGCCTGGAAGAGCTGCGGGAACTGAAGAGCGTCGTGAAGCTGCAGCGGCGGCACGAGAAGGAGCTGCGGGAGCTGCAGCGGCGCGGTGCCCGGCGCTGGGAAGAGCTGCTGCAGCGGGGCGCGGCGCAGCTAGCAGAGCTGGGCCCGCCGGGCGCCGGGGGCTGCGGGGCCTGGAAGCTCGGCCCGGGCAAGGGTTCCCGCAGGAAGAG GACGCTGCCCGGCGAGGAGGCCCCCGGCGCAGTGCTGGCGGAGGGCGAGGGCGCGGACACGCTCGTGCGGGAGCTGAAGGACCGGCTGCAGCTGGAGCTACAGCGGCAGGGCGAGGAGCAGTGCCAGTGCGTCCTGTCGCGCAGGGAGCAGCACGCGGCCGAG CAAGTCGCCAAGATGATGGAGCTGGCCCGAGAGAAACACGCGGCCGAGCTGAAGACCCTCAAGGAGTCCTCGGAGAA TGACAccaaagagatgaagaaaaagcTGGAGGCCAAGAGGCTGGAGCGGATCCAGGCCATGACCAAAGTCACCACAGACAAGATGGCCCAGGAAAG GTTAAAGAGAGAGATCAACAACTCCCACATCCAGGAAGTGGTACAGGTCATCAAGCAG ATGACAGAGAACCTGGAGCGGTACCAGGAGAAGCTGGAGGAGAAGCAGGCCGCCTGCCTGGAACAGATCCGGGACATGGAGAAGCAG TTCCAGCAGGAGGCACTGGCTGAGTACGAGGCCAAGATGAAGGGCCTGGAGGCCGAGGTGAAGGAGCTGGTGAGGACCTGTGCCCTCCCCGAGGCTGGGGACCAGCCTGGCAAGGAGCCCAGTGACCGGGATCCACTCCCAGCCACGGAGGACGCAGAGGAGAGCCGCCTCTGA
- the PLCB2 gene encoding 1-phosphatidylinositol 4,5-bisphosphate phosphodiesterase beta-2 isoform X2, translating into MSLLNPVLRPPQVKAYLSQGERFIKWDDETALASPVILRVDPKGYYLYWTFQSKEMEFLDVTSIRDTRFGKFAKMPKSQKLREVFNMDFPDNHFLLKTLTVVSGPDMVDLTFHNFVSYKENVGKDWAEDVLALAKHPLTANAPRSTFLDKILVKLKMQLNPEGKIPVKNFFQMFPADRKRVEAALGACHLPKGKNDAINPEDFPESVYKSFLMSLCPRPEIDEIFTSYHAKAKPYMTKEHLTKFINQKQRDPRLNSLLFPPARPEQVQGLIDKYEPSGINVQRGQLSPEGMVWFLCGPENSVLAQDKLLLHHDMTQPLNHYFINSSHNTYLTAGQFSGLSSAEMYRQVLLSGCRCVELDCWKGKPPDEEPIITHGFTMTTDIFFKEAIEAIAESAFKTSPYPVILSFENHVDSPRQQAKMAEYCRTMFGDMLLTEPLEKFPLKPGIPLPSPEDLRGKILIKNKKNQFAAPAVPIEEPGGEAEGSCPPSAPGGEDTVWMGEAAAELEEEEVEEEEEVSSGNLDEEEIKKMQSDEGTAGLEVTAYEEMSSLVNYIQPTKFISFEFSAQKNRSYVISSFTELKAYDLLSKASVQFVEYNKRQMSRIYPKGTRMDSSNYMPQMFWNAGCQMVALNFQTMDLPMQQNMALFEFNGQSGYLLKHEFMRRPDKQFNPFSVDRIDVVVATTLAITVISGQFLSERSVRTYVEVELFGLPGDPKRRYRTKLSPNTNSINPVWKEEPFVFEKILVPELASLRVAVMEEGSKFLGHRIIPINALNAGYHHLCLHSESNMPLTMPALFVFLEMKDYVPDAWADLTVALANPIKFFNAHDKKSLKIKEATGGVTEKPFSSGSPAVGQVNGASAPTNNGAAAGGREEPCRAPAEPHTASLEELRELKSVVKLQRRHEKELRELQRRGARRWEELLQRGAAQLAELGPPGAGGCGAWKLGPGKGSRRKRTLPGEEAPGAVLAEGEGADTLVRELKDRLQLELQRQGEEQCQCVLSRREQHAAEQVAKMMELAREKHAAELKTLKESSENDTKEMKKKLEAKRLERIQAMTKVTTDKMAQERLKREINNSHIQEVVQVIKQMTENLERYQEKLEEKQAACLEQIRDMEKQFQQEALAEYEAKMKGLEAEVKELVRTCALPEAGDQPGKEPSDRDPLPATEDAEESRL; encoded by the exons GAAACCGCCTTGGCTTCCCCCGTTATCCTCCGTGTGGATCCCAAGGGCTACTACTTGTACTGGACATTTCAGAGTAAG gagatggagtttctggatgtCACCAGCATCCGGGATACCCGCTTTGGAAAGTTTGCCAAGATGCCCAAG AGCCAGAAGCTCCGTGAAGTCTTCAACATGGACTTCCCCGACAACCACTTCCTGCTGAAGACCCTCACCGTGGTGTCCGGCCCCGACATGGTGGACCTCACCTTCCACAACTTCGTCTCCTACAAGGAGAACGTGGGCAAG GACTGGGCTGAGGATGTCCTGGCCCTGGCCAAGCACCCGCTGACGGCCAACGCCCCCCGGAGCACCTTCCTGGACAAGAT ccTGGTGAAGCTCAAGATGCAGCTCAACCCTGAAGGGAAGATCCCTGTGAAGAA TTTTTTCCAGATGTTTCCTGCTGACCGCAAGCGGGTGGAAGCtgctctgggtgcctgccacctccCGAAAGGCAAG AACGACGCCATCAATCCTGAGGACTTCCCAGAATCCGTGTACAAGAGCTTCCTTATGAGCCTGTGTCCTCGGCCAGAAATAGACGAGATCTTCACTTCCTA CCACGCTAAGGCCAAACCATACATGACCAAGGAGCACCTGACCAAGTTCATTAACCAGAAACAGCGGGATCCACGCCTCAACTCCCTGCTGTTCCCGCCTGCACGGCCCGAGCAGGTGCAAGGCCTCATTGACAAGTACGAGCCCAGTGGGATCAACGTGCAGAGGG GCCAGCTGTCCCCCGAGGGCATGGTCTGGTTTCTCTGCGGGCCAGAGAACAGCGTGCTGGCCCAGGACAAGCTGCTGCTCCACCACGACATGACGCAGCCCCTGAATCATTACTTCATCAACTCCTCACACAACACCTACCTGACAG CCGGTCAGTTCTCGGGTCTGTCCTCGGCTGAGATGTACCGCCAGGTGCTGCTGTCCGGCTGCCGCTGTGTGGAGCTGGACTGCTGGAAGGGGAAGCCCCCCGACGAGGAGCCCATTATCACCCACGGCTTCACCATGACCACAGACATCTTCTTCAAG gaagcaATTGAAGCCATCGCAGAGAGTGCCTTTAAGACATCCCCCTATCCTGTCATCCTGTCGTTTGAGAACCACGTGGACTC ACCCCGCCAGCAGGCGAAGATGGCCGAGTACTGCCGGACGATGTTCGGGGACATGCTGCTCACTGAGCCCCTGGAGAAGTTCCCA CTGAAACCAGGCatccctctgcccagccctgaggATCTGCGGGGCAAGATCCTCATTAAAAACAAGAAGAACCAGTTTGCTGCCCCAGCAGTGCCCATCGAAGAGCCTGGTGGGGAGGCTGAGGGCAGCTGCCCACCCAGTGCCCCCGGTGGTGAGGACACAG TGtggatgggagaggcagcagctgagctggaagaggaggaggtggaggaggaagaggaggtgtcatcgggaaacctggatgaagagGAGATAAAGAAGATGCAGTCGGATGAG ggcacagcaggcctGGAGGTGACAGCCTACGAGGAGATGTCCAGCCTGGTCAATTACATCCAGCCCACCAAGTTCATCTCCTTCGAGTTCTCTGCCC AGAAGAACCGCAGCTATGTCATCTCCTCCTTCACCGAGCTCAAGGCTTATGACCTGCTCTCCAAGGCCTCCGTGCAGTTTGTGGA ATACAACAAGCGCCAGATGAGCCGCATTTACCCCAAGGGCACCCGCATGGACTCCTCCAACTACATGCCCCAGATGTTCTGGAACGCCGGCTGCCAGATGGTCGCCCTCAACTTCCAGACTATGG ACCTGCCCATGCAGCAGAACATGGCGCTGTTTGAGTTCAACGGACAGAGCGGCTACCTCCTCAAGCACGAGTTCATGCGCCGGCCGGACAAGCAGTTCAATCCCTTCTCAGTGGACCGCATCGACGTGGTGGTAGCCACCACCCTCGCCATTACG gtgatCTCTGGGCAGTTCCTGTCGGAACGCAGCGTGCGCACCTATGTGGAAGTGGAGTTGTTTGGCCTTCCCGGGGACCCCAAGAGGCGCTATCGCACCAAGCTGTCCCCTAATACCAACTCCATCAATCCTGTGTGGAAGGAGGAGCCCTTCGTCTTTGAGAAG atATTGGTGCCTGAGCTGGCCTCCCTCCGAGTGGCTGTGATGGAGGAAGGCAGCAAGTTTCTCGGACACCGCATCATACCCATCAACGCCCTGAATGCTG GATACcaccacctgtgcctgcacagtGAGAGCAACATGCCCCTCACCATGCCGGCGCTCTTCGTCTTCCTGGAGATGAAAGACTACGTCCCTGATGCCTGGGCAG ATCTTACTGTGGCCCTTGCCAACCCCATCAAGTTCTTCAACGCCCACGACAAGAAGTCTTTGAAGATCAAGGAGGCCACAGGTGGTGTGACTGAG AAGCCCTTCTCATCTGGGAGTCCAGCTGTTGGCCAGGTCAATGGGGCATCAGCCCCCACCAACAATGG GGCCgcggcagggggcagggaggaacCCTGCAGA GCCCCCGCAGAGCCGCACACGGCCAGCCTGGAAGAGCTGCGGGAACTGAAGAGCGTCGTGAAGCTGCAGCGGCGGCACGAGAAGGAGCTGCGGGAGCTGCAGCGGCGCGGTGCCCGGCGCTGGGAAGAGCTGCTGCAGCGGGGCGCGGCGCAGCTAGCAGAGCTGGGCCCGCCGGGCGCCGGGGGCTGCGGGGCCTGGAAGCTCGGCCCGGGCAAGGGTTCCCGCAGGAAGAG GACGCTGCCCGGCGAGGAGGCCCCCGGCGCAGTGCTGGCGGAGGGCGAGGGCGCGGACACGCTCGTGCGGGAGCTGAAGGACCGGCTGCAGCTGGAGCTACAGCGGCAGGGCGAGGAGCAGTGCCAGTGCGTCCTGTCGCGCAGGGAGCAGCACGCGGCCGAG CAAGTCGCCAAGATGATGGAGCTGGCCCGAGAGAAACACGCGGCCGAGCTGAAGACCCTCAAGGAGTCCTCGGAGAA TGACAccaaagagatgaagaaaaagcTGGAGGCCAAGAGGCTGGAGCGGATCCAGGCCATGACCAAAGTCACCACAGACAAGATGGCCCAGGAAAG GTTAAAGAGAGAGATCAACAACTCCCACATCCAGGAAGTGGTACAGGTCATCAAGCAG ATGACAGAGAACCTGGAGCGGTACCAGGAGAAGCTGGAGGAGAAGCAGGCCGCCTGCCTGGAACAGATCCGGGACATGGAGAAGCAG TTCCAGCAGGAGGCACTGGCTGAGTACGAGGCCAAGATGAAGGGCCTGGAGGCCGAGGTGAAGGAGCTGGTGAGGACCTGTGCCCTCCCCGAGGCTGGGGACCAGCCTGGCAAGGAGCCCAGTGACCGGGATCCACTCCCAGCCACGGAGGACGCAGAGGAGAGCCGCCTCTGA